CGCCGGTCGTCGTGGTCAACCTGTCCGCGATGACGATCCTGTGCTGGCACCAGACGGCGATGCTCGCGGCCGCGATCCCCGCCTCGTACGCCGGCGAGGTCGCGGGTCTGGTCGGCGCGCCGGACTCGGTCGGCTGGATCCTGGCCCGGCTGGCCTGGATGCCGGTCTTCGCCGGTCTCCTGGTCCTGATCGGCCGGTACGCGCGCGTCTTCGAGTCCCCGTGGGCGAAGACCGGGCCGGCCCGACGCACCCTGGCGGGTCTGCTCGCGGCGGGCTTCGCGGTCTTCGCCCTGGGGCTGGCCTAGGGCCTGGCTGTCAGACCTCCCGGGCCGCCGACGTGGAGCTCATGTCGGGGTAGCGGTCGCCCGCCACCAGGCCCGCGATCGGCTCCAGTTCGGCCAGTTCGGCGGTGGTGAGGGTGATGCGCGTGGCGGCCGCGTTCTCCAGGAGGCGGGAGCGCTTGCGGGTGCCGGGGATGGGGACGACCGTGAGGCCGTGCACGGCGGCGCGCTGCTGCACCCAGGCGAGGGCGATCTGCGCCGGGGTCGCGCCGTGGGTGGCGGCGATCTTGCGGACCGGGTCGAGGAGGGCGGCGTTCCGCTCGGCGTTCTCGCCGGTGAACCGGGGCTGGTACTTGCGGAAGTCGCCGCCCGAGAGGTCCTTGCCGGCGTCCGCGAACGCGCCGGTCAGGAAGCCCCGGCCGAGCGGCGAGTACGGCACGAAGGTCACGCCGAGCTCGGCGGCGGCGCCGACGGCGCTGCGCTCCACGTCCCGGGAGAAGAGCGACCACTCCGACTGCAGGGCGGCGATGGGGTGGACCGCGTGGGCCTCGCGCAGCTCGGGTCCGGTGACCTCGCTCAGGCCGAGGAAGCGGACCTTGCCCTCCTGGACGAGTTCGGCCATGGCGCCGACGGACTCGGCGAAGGGGATCCGCGGGTCGCGGCGGTGCATGTAGTAGAGGTCGATGACCTCGACGCCGAGGCGGCGCAGGCTGTCCTCCGCGGCCTTCTTGATGTACGCGGGGTCGTTGCGGACCCCCCGGTAGGTGGGGTCGTCGGCGCGGCGCTCTATCGCGAACTTGGTGGCGAGGGTGACCTCGTCGCGGTGGGCGGCGAGGAAGGGGGCGAGGAACTCCTCGTTGGCGCCGCTGCCATAGATGTCGGCGGTGTCGATCAGGGTGACGCCGGCCTCCAGGGCCGCGTCGAGGGTGTCGCGGGCGGCGGCCTCGTCGGTGTCCCCGTAGAACTCGCTGATGCCCATGGCGCCGAAGCCCTGGACGCCGATCTCCGGTCCGTCCTGGCCGCCGAGACGTACGGTGTCGATCCTGGTCACGCTGGTCATGAAGGTGTTCCTCCGCATGCGGTCCCGTAATGGCTGATCTTGATGTCGAGCACGGCGAGCGTGTCCTGGAGCTCGGTGATCCTGGTGAGGACGTCGCGCCGGGTGGCCTCCAGGAGCTCCCGTCGCGCGTCCCGGGTGTGGTCGCCCTCGCGCACGAGCTCGGCGTACCTGACCATGTCGGCGACCGGCATTCCGGTCAGCCGCAGCTTGCCGACGAAGGCCAGCCAGCCGAGGTCCTTCTCGGTGAAGCGGCGCTGTCCGGTGTGCGAACGGTCGACGTGCGGCATGAGGCCGATCCGCTCGTACCAGCGGAGGGTGTGCGCGGTGAGTCCGGTGATGGCCGCCACCTCACTGATCGTGTAGCGGTCCTTCCCGGCAAGCCCGGTCGTGCTCTCGATCACGCTCATGGGCCCCACGCTAAAACGTTGGAGTGCACTCGAAGCAAGTAGGCTCGGCTCCATGCAGAGCAGCGTGCCGAGCCTGGCGTCGATCGAGAACTGGCCCGTCCCCACCGCGGCGGCCGCCGTCGTCCGCGCGGACGGCACCCTGGCCGGGTCCCACGGCCCCACCGGGCAGCGCTTCCCGCTCGCCTCCGTCACCAAGCCGCTCGCGGCGTACGCCGTCCTCGTCGCGTACGAGGAGGGGGCGATCGACCTCGACGAGCCGGCCGGGCCCGAGGGCGCGACCGTCCGCCATCTCCTCGCCCACACCTCGGGGCTGGCCTTCGACGAGAACCGGGTCATGGCCGCGCCGGGCACCCGCCGGATCTACTCCAACACCGGCTTCGAGGCCCTCGGCGACCACGTCGCCAAGGCCACCGACATCCCCTTCGCCGAGTATCTGCACCAGGCGGTCCTGGAGCCCCTCGGCATGGTCTCGACGACCCTGGAGGGTTCGCCCGCGAAGGACGGCGTGTCGACCGTGGACGACCTCGTGCGGTTCGCCGCCGAGGTGCAGGCGCCGCGGCTGCTCGACGCGCGGACCGTCCTGGACGCGATGACCGTCACGTACCCGGGTCTGACCGGCATCCTGCCCGGTTACGGGCACCAGAGGCCGAACGACTGGGGCCTGGGCTTCGAGATCCGCGACGGCAAGTCCCCGCACTGGACGGGCGCGAGCTCCTCGCCGCGCACGTTCGGGCACTTCGGGCAGTCCGGCACGTTCCTGTGGATCGACCCGGACGCGCGGGCCGCGTGCGTGGCCCTCACCGACCGGCCCTTCGGGCCGTGGGCGGTCGAGGCGTGGCCGCCGTTCACGGACGCGGTGCTCGCGGACCTGCGCGGGGCCTGACCAGGGCCTCAGGTCTCGCAGCGGGTCGCCGGGAGCGTACCGTCGGTGCCCATGATGCTCACGTCCACCACGCCCCCGTCGTCCTCGGCGTACGCGGCCGTGCAGACCAGCTGCTGGACGGCCGCGTCCGACAGGCCCGTGACCGGGAACGGCGACCGGAGCCTGATGACCCGGCGGCCCTCCGGGTTCAGGCCCTTGACCTGCTCGGCGTACGGTGGCTTCTCGGACTTCGGGAGTGCCGTGGTCAGGCCTGCCGCGGTGTCGGCGTCGCCGGGGCCGGCGAGGAGCGCGGCGAGCACCCTCTCGGCGGCGAACGGGTCGCCGTGCTTGTCCCGCGCGTGCCCGGAGC
This is a stretch of genomic DNA from Streptomyces sp. R44. It encodes these proteins:
- a CDS encoding serine hydrolase domain-containing protein; translation: MQSSVPSLASIENWPVPTAAAAVVRADGTLAGSHGPTGQRFPLASVTKPLAAYAVLVAYEEGAIDLDEPAGPEGATVRHLLAHTSGLAFDENRVMAAPGTRRIYSNTGFEALGDHVAKATDIPFAEYLHQAVLEPLGMVSTTLEGSPAKDGVSTVDDLVRFAAEVQAPRLLDARTVLDAMTVTYPGLTGILPGYGHQRPNDWGLGFEIRDGKSPHWTGASSSPRTFGHFGQSGTFLWIDPDARAACVALTDRPFGPWAVEAWPPFTDAVLADLRGA
- a CDS encoding MerR family transcriptional regulator, translating into MSVIESTTGLAGKDRYTISEVAAITGLTAHTLRWYERIGLMPHVDRSHTGQRRFTEKDLGWLAFVGKLRLTGMPVADMVRYAELVREGDHTRDARRELLEATRRDVLTRITELQDTLAVLDIKISHYGTACGGTPS
- a CDS encoding aldo/keto reductase, with translation MTSVTRIDTVRLGGQDGPEIGVQGFGAMGISEFYGDTDEAAARDTLDAALEAGVTLIDTADIYGSGANEEFLAPFLAAHRDEVTLATKFAIERRADDPTYRGVRNDPAYIKKAAEDSLRRLGVEVIDLYYMHRRDPRIPFAESVGAMAELVQEGKVRFLGLSEVTGPELREAHAVHPIAALQSEWSLFSRDVERSAVGAAAELGVTFVPYSPLGRGFLTGAFADAGKDLSGGDFRKYQPRFTGENAERNAALLDPVRKIAATHGATPAQIALAWVQQRAAVHGLTVVPIPGTRKRSRLLENAAATRITLTTAELAELEPIAGLVAGDRYPDMSSTSAAREV